A window of the Lolium perenne isolate Kyuss_39 chromosome 7, Kyuss_2.0, whole genome shotgun sequence genome harbors these coding sequences:
- the LOC127314716 gene encoding E3 ubiquitin-protein ligase ORTHRUS 2: MPDLPCDGDGVCMACRAAAPAEVDLLHCTTCATPWHSPCLSRPPALADAAAWDCPDCSGDAAPSLAPAPSLAAAGGAAGDMLAAIRRIEADPALSDHDKARARQEILGGAAQRKAAAEQEDEDGDDDDDEDPLVKRFSCTFCMKLPDRPVTTPCGHNFCLKCFEKWIHSGKRTCGKCRGPIPSKMAEQPRINAALVTAIRMARTKKNAKSAGSANAYHYIRNEARPDAAFTTDRAKRAGKANAASGQIFVTTAPDHFGPILAKNDPRRNTGVLVGETWEDRLECRQWGAHLPHVAGIAGQSTHGAQSVALSGGYIDDEDHGEWFLYTGSGGRDLSGNKRTNKEQSSDQKFESYNAALRLSCLKGYPVRVVRSHKEKRSSYAPEEKGVRYDGIYRIEKCWRKIGAQGTYKVCRYLFVRCDNEPAPWTSDLHGDRPRPLPKIKELQRATDITERKESPSWDYDEKAGWKWVKDPPISKKPVQSGNPVSDKEIRKYQRQARMSVAERLLKEFGCSICRNVIKEPMTTPCAHNFCKMCLLGSFEDKASMRERSRGGRTLRAQKIVKKCPLCPTDICDFMENPQINREMMEFIESLQSQAAEDAKVAEESGEENEDALEKEDGDDSSLNEEENDGPEKKTEDLGEQDADVKKLVKIVVTSKEEIVKKGRKRKGDDEEGKDEMKTKIAAADAAEEDAVKKQEAEKGSAENKEGEGAQQQVQKKRKGRGAETATTATAGGGKRKKIGHAAAAAEEKIVRSATVGGSPAAASSPRRSVRGGVKGTGEADGSPASRTRSRAKAVGSGN; encoded by the exons ATGCCGGACCTGCCGTGCGACGGGGACGGGGTGTGCATGGCGTGCCGCGCCGCGGCGCCCGCCGAGGTCGACCTGCTGCACTGCACCACCTGCGCCACGCCCTGGCACTCGCCGTGCCTCTCCCGCCCGCCCGCGCTCGCCGACGCCGCCGCCTGGGACTGCCCCGACTGCTCCGGCGACGCCGCCCCCTCCCTCGCCCCCGCgccctccctcgccgccgccggcggcgccGCGGGGGACATGCTGGCCGCCATCCGCAGGATCGAGGCCGACCCCGCGCTCTCCGACCACGACAAGGCGCGCGCGCGCCAGGAGATCCTCGGCGGCGCCGCGCAGCGGAAGGCGGCCGccgagcaggaggacgaggatggggacgacgacgacgacgaggacccgCTCGTCAAGAGGTTCTCCTGCACCTTCTGCATGAAGCTCCCCGACCGCCCCGTCACC ACACCATGTGGCCATAACTTCTGCCTGAAATGCTTTGAAAAGTGGATTCATAGTGGAAAAAGGACGTGTGGAAAATGTCGGGGACCTATCCCATCCAAGATGGCAGAACAGCCAAGGATTAATGCAGCATTAGTTACAGCTATCCGTATGGCTAGGACTAAGAAGAATGCTAAGTCAGCTGGCTCGGCAAATGCATATCATTACATAAGAAATGAAGCTAGACCCGATGCAGCTTTTACAACTGACAGGGCAAAGAGGGCTGGCAAAGCGAATGCTGCCAGTGGTCAGATATTTGTGACTACTGCACCTGATCATTTTGGCCCCATTCTTGCAAAAAACGACCCAAGAAGGAATACTGGTGTTCTAGTTGGGGAAACCTGGGAAGATCGCCTTGAGTGTCGGCAATGGGGTGCTCATTTACCTCACGTAGCTGGTATTGCTGGCCAGTCCACACATGGTGCTCAGTCAGTAGCACTCTCAGGAGGTTACATAGATGATGAGGACCATGGAGAATGGTTTCTGTATACCGGAAG TGGCGGAAGAGATCTTAGTGGGAACAAGAGAACAAACAAGGAGCAATCTTCAGATCAGAAGTTTGAAAGTTATAATGCTGCTTTGCGTCTTAGTTGCTTGAAGGGTTACCCTGTTAGGGTTGTACG GTCCCACAAAGAGAAGCGTTCTTCATATGCTCCTGAGGAAAAAGGTGTGCGGTATGATGGAATTTACAGAATTGAGAAATGTTGGAGGAAGATCGGTGCTCAG GGTACTTACAAGGTCTGCAGGTATCTCTTTGTGCGCTGTGACAACGAGCCAGCTCCTTGGACCAG TGATCTTCATGGTGACCGGCCAAGACCACTGCCCAAGATTAAGGAGCTGCAACGTGCAACTGACATCACTGAGAGGAAAGAATCTCCTTCATGGGACTATGAT GAGAAAGCAGGCTGGAAGTGGGTGAAGGATCCACCAATCAGCAAGAAGCCTGTCCAATCAGGGAACCCTGTATCTGACAAGGAGATCAGGAAGTACCAAAGGCAAGCCCGTATGTCCGTGGCTGAAAGGCTGCTGAAAG AGTTTGGGTGTTCCATTTGCCGCAACGTGATAAAAGAACCAATGACCACTCCCTGTGCCCACAACTTCTGCAAGATGTGTCTGCTTGGATCATTTGAAGACAAGGCTTCTATGAGGGAGAGAAGCAGGGGTGGCCGCACTCTACGGGCGCAGAAGATTGTGAAGAAGTGCCCTTTGTGCCCCACTGACATCTGTGACTTCATGGAGAACCCACAG ATCAACAGGGAGATGATGGAATTTATTGAGTCTCTGCAAAGCCAGGCCGCCGAGGATGCCAAAGTCGCGGAGGAATCTGGTGAGGAGAATGAGGATGCTCTGGAGAAGGAGGATGGTGACGACAGCAGCTTGAATGAGGAGGAGAATGACGGTCCTGAGAAGAAGACTGAAGATCTTGGAGAACAGGATGCTGATGTTAAGAAGTTGGTCAAGATTGTGGTCACGAGCAAGGAAGAAATTGTCAAGAAGGGTCGGAAGCGCAAAGGAGACGACGAGGAAGGCAAGGATGAGATGAAGACCAAGATTGCCGCTGCTGATGCAGCTGAAGAGGATGCTGTGAAGAAACAGGAGGCGGAGAAGGGTAGTGCTGAAAACAAGGAGGGAGAAGGTGCCCAGCAGCAGGTTCAGAAGAAGCGCAAGGGGCGCGGCGCCGAGACAGCGACCACCGCCACAGCTGGCGGCGGGAAAAGGAAGAAGATTGGTCACGCTGCAGCTGCAGCTGAAGAGAAGATCGTCAGATCTGCCACTGTAGGTGGCAGTCCTGCTGCTGCCAGCAGCCCTCGCAGGTCGGTGAGGGGCGGTGTCAAGGGTACTGGTGAGGCTGATGGTAGCCCTGCTTCCAGGACCAGGAGCCGCGCCAAGGCGGTCGGCAGTGGCAACTGA
- the LOC127314712 gene encoding leucine-rich repeat receptor-like kinase protein FLORAL ORGAN NUMBER1: MPPPILLTVLLLLPLLLLPATASPDRDIYALAKLKSALVPNPSATPALLQDWDPAATSPAHCAFTGVTCDAATSRVTAINLTALPLHAGTLPPELSLLDALTNLTIAACALPGHLPATLPALPSLRHLNLSNNNLSGPFPAPTTAPYFPALALLDCYNNNLTGPLPPFSTAHSTTLTYLQLGGNYFSGPIPPTYGHLSSLRYLGLNGNALSGAIPTTLANLALLEDLYLGYYNQYSGPIPPDLGRLTNLRRLDMSSCNLTGPIPPQLGRLANLDTLFLLWNRLSGDIPPELGALRSMQSLDLSVNDLGGEIPATLAKLTSLKLLNLFRNHLRGGIPEFIGDLPQLEVLQLWENNLTGPLPANLGKNGRLKTLDVTTNHLTGPVPPGLCDGRRLETLVLMDNGFFGPIPGSLGGCKTLTRVRLSRNFLTGAVPPGLFDLPQANMLELTDNLLSGTLPDVIGGNKIGMLLLGNNMIGGRIPASIGNLPALQTLSLESNNFSGSLPAELGRLRNLSRLNVSGNALTGAIPPDLTRCAALAAVDASRNRLTGEIPGGVTELKVLCTLNVSRNALSGELPPGMSNMTSLTTLDVSYNALSGAVPMQGQFLVFNESSFVGNPGLCGGPLAAADDALACRDGLGSGAGAGLLSLRRWDSKKMLVCLAAVLAALVAAFLGGRKGCEAWREAARRRSGAWKMTVFQKLDFSADDVVECLKEDNIIGKGGAGIVYHGVTHAGAELAIKRLVGRGVGGDRGFSAEVGTLGRIRHRNIVRLLGFVSNRETNLLLYEYMPNGSLGEMLHGGKGGHLGWEARARVALEAARGLCYLHHDCAPRIIHRDVKSNNILLDSGFEAHVADFGLAKFLGGGAGGGASECMSAIAGSYGYIAPEYAYTLRVDEKSDVYSFGVVLLELITGRRPVGSFGDGVDIVHWVRKVTAELPNTAAAVLAVADRRLSPEPVPLLVGLYDVATACVEEASTARPTMREVVHMLSQPAIATAAADAAQPDDDLLLSF; this comes from the exons ATGCCTCCTCCCATCCTCCTCACCGTGCTCCTCCTCCTACCTCTCCTCCTCCTTCCGGCCACCGCCTCCCCGGACCGCGACATCTACGCGCTGGCCAAGCTCAAATCCGCGCTCGTGCCCAACCCCTCCGCCACACCGGCGCTCCTCCAAGACTGGGACCCCGCCGCCACCTCCCCCGCCCACTGCGCCTTCACCGGCGTCACCTGCGACGCCGCCACCTCAcgcgtcaccgccatcaacctcacCGCCCTCCCGCTCCACGCCGGCACCCTCCCGCCCGAGCTCTCCCTCCTCGACGCCCTCACCAACCTCACCATCGCCGCCTGCGCCCTGCCCGGCCACCTCCCCGCCACCCTCCCCGCCCTCCCCTCCCTCCGCCACCTCAACCTCTCCAACAACAACCTCTCCGGCCCCTTCCCCGCCCCCACCACCGCCCCCTACTTCCCCGCCCTCGCCCTCCTCGACTGCTACAACAACAACCTCACCGGCCCACTCCCGCCCTTCTCCACCGCCCACTCCACAACCCTAACCTACCTCCAGCTCGGCGGCAACTACTTCTCCGGCCCGATCCCGCCCACCTACGGCCATCTATCCTCCCTCCGCTACCTCGGCCTCAACGGCAACGCCCTCTCAGGCGCCATCCCCACCACCCTCGCCAACCTCGCCCTCCTCGAGGACCTCTACCTCGGCTACTACAACCAGTACTCCGGCCCCATCCCGCCGGACCTCGGCCGCCTAACAAACCTACGCCGGCTCGACATGAGCAGCTGCAACCTCACCGGCCCCATCCCGCCGCAGCTCGGCCGGCTCGCCAACCTCGACACCCTCTTCCTCCTCTGGAACCGCCTCTCCGGCGACATCCCGCCCGAGCTCGGCGCCCTGCGCAGCATGCAGTCGCTCGACCTCTCCGTCAACGACCTCGGCGGCGAGATACCCGCCACCCTCGCCAAGCTCACCAGCCTCAAGCTCCTCAACCTCTTCCGCAACCACctccgcggcggcatcccggagtTCATCGGCGACCTGCCGCAGCTCGAGGTGCTGCAGCTCTGGGAGAACAACCTCACCGGCCCTCTCCCGGCGAACCTCGGCAAGAACGGGCGTCTGAAAACGCTCGACGTCaccaccaaccacctcaccggcCCCGTCCCACCGGGCCTCTGCGACGGGCGCCGGCTCGAGACGCTCGTGCTCATGGACAACGGCTTCTTCGGCCCCATCCCGGGCTCCCTCGGCGGGTGCAAGACCCTCACGCGCGTGCGCCTCAGCAGGAACTTCCTCACCGGCGCGGTcccgccgggcctcttcgacctgcCGCAGGCCAACATGCTGGAGCTCACCGACAACCTGCTCTCGGGCACGCTGCCCGACGTCATCGGCGGGAACAAGATCGGGATGCTGCTACTAGGCAACAACATGATCGGCGGCAGGATTCCAGCCTCAATCGGCAACCTGCCGGCGCTGCAGACGCTGTCGCTCGAGTCGAACAACTTCTCGGGCAGCCTCCCGGCGGAGCTGGGCCGGCTGCGGAACCTGTCGCGGCTCAACGTCAGCGGCAACGCGCTCACGGGCGCCATCCCGCCGGACCTCACGCGCTGCGCCGCGCTCGCCGCCGTCGACGCCAGCCGCAACCGCCTCACGGGGGAGATCCCGGGCGGCGTCACGGAGCTCAAGGTCCTCTGCACGCTCAACGTGTCGCGCAACGCGCTCTCGGGGGAGCTCCCGCCGGGCATGTCCAACATGACCAGCCTCACCACGCTCGACGTGTCCTACAACGCGCTCTCCGGCGCCGTGCCCATGCAGGGCCAGTTCCTGGTCTTCAACGAGAGCTCCTTCGTCGGCAACCCGGGGCTCTGCGGCgggcccctcgccgccgccgacgacgcgCTCGCCTGCCGCGACGGCCTCGGCTCCGGCGCCGGCGCGGGGCTGCTGTCCCTGCGCCGCTGGGACTCCAAGAAGATGCTGGTGTGCCTCGCGGCCGTGCTCGCCGCGCTCGTGGCGGCGTTCCTCGGCGGGCGGAAAGGGTGCGAGGCGTGGCGCGAGGCCGCGCGGCGCCGTTCTGGAGCCTGGAAGATGACGGTGTTCCAGAAGCTGGACTTCTCCGCCGACGACGTGGTCGAGTGCCTCAAGGAGGACAACATCATCGGCAAGGGCGGCGCGGGGATCGTCTACCACGGCGTGACGCACGCGGGCGCCGAGCTGGCCATCAAGCGCCTCGTCGGCCGCGGCGTGGGCGGCGACCGGGGCTTCTCGGCGGAGGTGGGCACGCTGGGGCGGATCCGGCACCGCAACATCGTGCGCCTGCTGGGTTTCGTCTCCAACCGCGAGACCAACCTGCTGCTCTACGAGTACATGCCCAACGGCTCGCTCGGGGAGATGCTCCACGGCGGCAAGGGCGGCCACCTCGGCTGGGAGGCACGGGCGAGGGTGGCGCTCGAGGCCGCGCGCGGCCTATGCTACCTCCACCATGACTGCGCGCCCAGGATCATCCACCGCGACGTCAAGTCCAACAACATCCTGCTCGACTCCGGGTTCGAGGCACACGTCGCCGACTTCGGCCTCGCAAAGTtcctcggcggcggcgcgggtggcgGCGCCTCCGAGTGCATGTCCGCCATCGCAGGCTCCTACGGCTACATCGCCCCAG AGTACGCCTACACGCTGCGGGTGGACGAGAAGAGCGACGTGTACAGCTTCGGTGTGGTGCTGCTAGAGCTCATCACAGGGCGCCGCCCTGTCGGCAGCTTCGGCGATGGTGTTGACATCGTGCACTGGGTGCGCAAGGTCACCGCGGAGCTCCCTAACACCGCCGCGGCCGTCCTCGCCGTCGCGGACCGCCGCCTATCCCCTGAGCCTGTGCCGCTGCTGGTGGGCCTCTACGACGTGGCCACGGCGTGCGTCGAGGAGGCTAGCACGGCCCGGCCCACCATGCGCGAGGTCGTGCATATGCTTTCCCAGCCGGCCATCGCCACCGCTGCTGCCGATGCGGCCCAGCCCGACGACGACCTCCTCCTGTCCTTCTGA
- the LOC127314713 gene encoding peroxisomal membrane protein PMP22-like: protein MGQLLAHPLLTKAVTSGVLAGCSDAIAQKIAGAKKLQLRRLLLITLYGFAYAGPFGHFFHKLMDWIFKGNKGRETAANKVIVEQLTASPLNNLLFMVYYGLVVEGRPYEQVKSKIKNNYANIQLTSWKFRPIVSWINYEYVPLQHRVLFASSVASCWAVFLNLKAARSSSLPATSKNA, encoded by the exons ATGGGGCAGCTCCTCGCGCACCCGCTCCTCACCAAGGCAGTCACCTCCGGCGTGCTCGCCGGATGCAGCGATGCCATCGCCCAGAAGATCGCCGGCGCTAAGAAGCTCCAGCTCAGAAGGCTCCTTCTCATAACG CTCTATGGATTTGCGTACGCGGGGCCATTTGGCCACTTCTTCCACAAGCTTATGGACTGGATTTTCAAGGGGAACAAAGGAAGAGAAACTGCAGCCAATAAG GTCATAGTGGAGCAGCTAACTGCATCACCACTGAACAACTTGCTGTTCATGGTATATTATGGTTTGGTGGTCGAAG GGAGGCCATATGAGCAAGTAAAGAGCAAGATCAAGAACAACTACGCCAACATCCAGTTGACATCTTGGAAG TTCCGACCAATCGTTAGCTGGATCAACTACGAGTACGTGCCGCTCCAGCACCGAGTTCTCTTCGCCAGCTCGGTCGCATCATGCTG GGCAGTGTTTCTGAACCTGAAAGCAGCAAGATCATCCTCGTTGCCGGCCACTAGCAAGAATGCATAA